In Lotus japonicus ecotype B-129 chromosome 5, LjGifu_v1.2, one genomic interval encodes:
- the LOC130721441 gene encoding F-box/kelch-repeat protein At3g23880-like, which yields MSRRLSPPVIPDELIYEILLKLPVESLWRLRRVCKTWKTLISHPQFAKDHFHTSISVNDKYKVLAFGVGSGFSKFVPTLYTFGERESNWRTMIQDLPFTSCIRGLRQTFVNGNLHWLIKSGHDSDKLVIISFDVEKETHGEVLLPPELEGGFWSLHLFVSNKHLYVGHRSYNTCFVLWLMKDYGVQESWTKVMTIPLNSEYCICRCNATHHLRPLCIFENGVVVLRTTCSNSYLATYDSNNGKFKRHYCGNTRNQSKWCGGIYHESLVSPP from the exons atgTCACGGAGGCTGTCACCGCCGGTGATACCAGACGAACTCATCTACGAGATCCTTCTGAAGCTTCCAGTGGAATCCCTTTGGCGACTCAGGCGCGTATGCAAAACATGGAAAACCCTAATTTCCCACCCCCAATTTGCTAAAGATCACTTTCACACCTCAATCTCAG TGAATGACAAGTACAAGGTGCTAGCATTTGGCGTTGGTTCGGGTTTTTCTAAATTCGTGCCTACACTTTATACCTTTGGTGAAAGGGAAAGTAATTGGAGGACAATGATTCAGGATCTCCCGTTTACCAGTTGTATCAGGGGCTTGCGTCAGACATTTGTGAATGGTAATCTGCATTGGCTGATTAAAAGTGGTCATGATTCTGATAAATTGGTGATTATTTCTTTTGACGTGGAAAAAGAGACTCATGGTGAAGTGTTGCTACCTCCTGAGCTAGAGGGTGGATTTTGGAGTCTTCACCTGTTTGTCTCCAATAAGCATCTTTATGTGGGGCACCGTTCTTACAACACTTGTTTTGTTCTTTGGTTGATGAAAGACTATGGAGTTCAGGAGTCTTGGACTAAAGTAATGACGATCCCTCTCAACTCTGAATACTGTATTTGTAGATGCAATGCTACTCATCATCTTCGTCCCTTGTGCATTTTCgaaaatggtgttgttgttcTTAGAACTACATGTTCCAATTCCTATTTAGCTACGTATGACTCAAATAATGGCAAATTCAAACGTCATTATTGTGGGAATACGCGAAATCAAAGTAAGTGGTGTGGAGGGATTTATCATGAGAGTCTAGTTTCACCACCATGA
- the LOC130719917 gene encoding F-box/kelch-repeat protein At3g23880-like, whose translation MSRRLSLPVIPEELIYEILLKLPVESLWRFRRVCKSWKTLISHPQFAKDHLDSSISGAIMTQPRLALVYDDSNTATTYSVNSLFKNPPTLTEKLKFKMEGKHNHFVGSINGLLCLRDVNCCFRLYNPSTKLVSRKSPAFPIEIKYLFPNNAFFGYDKVNDKYKVLAFGVDLGYHVFNLVARLYTFGESESNWRTTIQDLSFGVNNIEGSRQTFVNGNLHWLTKRGHGSDKTVIISFDVDRETHGEVLLPLELEDIIWSLDLHVSNKFLYVSQYSHKTCLVLWLMKEYGVQESWTKVMTISLESRYCRCNATHLSPLCILGNDVVVLRNACSCPYLVTYDSKNGQFGRRFRIERSSPRQWHGGVYHESLVPPP comes from the coding sequence ATGTCACGGAGGCTGTCACTGCCGGTGATACCAGAGGAACTCATCTACGAGATCCTTCTGAAGCTTCCGGTGGAATCCCTTTGGCGATTCAGGCGCGTATGCAAATCATGGAAAACCCTAATTTCCCATCCTCAATTTGCGAAAGATCACCTTGACTCCTCAATCTCAGGTGCAATCATGACCCAGCCTCGATTGGCCTTAGTTTACGATGATTCGAACACGGCCACAACATATTCTGTGAATTCACTCTTCAAAAACCCACCAACCCTTACTGAAAAACTTAAATTTAAGATGGAAGGAAAGCACAACCATTTTGTAGGTTCAATCAATGGATTACTGTGTTTGCGTGATGTTAATTGTTGTTTTAGATTGTACAACCCTTCTACCAAATTGGTTTCCAGGAAATCCCCTGCTTTTCCTATAGAGATTAAATACTTGTTCCCTAATAATGCATTTTTTGGCTATGATAAAGTGAATGACAAGTACAAGGTGCTAGCATTTGGGGTTGACCTTGGTTATCATGTTTTTAACCTCGTGGCCAGACTTTATACCTTTGGTGAAAGTGAAAGTAATTGGAGGACAACGATTCAGGATCTCTCGTTTGGTGTCAATAATATTGAGGGCTCGCGTCAGACATTTGTGAATGGTAATTTGCATTGGCTGACTAAGAGAGGTCATGGTTCTGATAAAACAGTGATTATTTCCTTTGACGTGGATAGGGAGACTCATGGTGAAGTGTTGCTACCTCTTGAGCTGGAGGATATAATTTGGAGTCTTGACCTGCATGTCTCCAATAAGTTTCTTTATGTGTCGCAATATTCTCACAAAACTTGTTTAGTTCTTTGGTTGATGAAAGAGTATGGAGTTCAGGAGTCTTGGACTAAAGTGATGACGATCTCTCTCGAGTCTAGATATTGTAGATGCAATGCTACTCATCTTAGTCCCTTGTGCATTTTGGGAAATGATGTTGTTGTTCTTAGAAATGCATGTTCTTGTCCTTATTTAGTTACGTATGACTCAAAAAATGGCCAATTTGGACGTCGTTTTAGGATAGAGCGAAGTTCACCACGTCAATGGCATGGAGGGGTTTATCATGAGAGTCTAGTTCCGCCACCATGA